The following proteins are co-located in the Echinicola sp. 20G genome:
- a CDS encoding LytTR family DNA-binding domain-containing protein: protein MNCLIVDDEPIAQNILREFISKVDHLKLIGCANNANEAFNMVQQEQIDLIFLDINMPGIDGIAFAKIIPKNIHVIFTTAYREYALEGFNLEATDYLLKPIPFDRFLKSVAKVKEALEKDKGNLTDEERADFLFVRQDRKMEKIAFTDIQYIESYADYIKIHLQDRTVIVRESISNFTKKLPQDQFIRFHRSFVGNIKAIDSYTHEYLEIGGQALTISRSYKEEVLLRLSQYE, encoded by the coding sequence ATGAATTGTCTGATCGTCGACGATGAACCTATAGCCCAGAACATCCTTAGGGAATTTATATCTAAAGTGGACCACTTGAAGTTGATCGGCTGCGCAAACAATGCCAATGAAGCCTTCAATATGGTTCAGCAAGAACAAATTGACCTGATTTTCCTAGATATTAATATGCCAGGAATCGATGGAATAGCATTTGCCAAAATAATTCCCAAAAACATTCATGTGATCTTCACCACCGCCTACCGGGAATATGCCTTGGAAGGGTTCAACTTGGAAGCAACCGATTATTTATTGAAGCCCATACCTTTTGATCGGTTCCTAAAATCTGTAGCCAAAGTAAAAGAGGCACTGGAAAAGGATAAAGGAAACTTGACAGATGAAGAGAGGGCAGACTTTTTGTTTGTGAGGCAGGATCGCAAAATGGAAAAAATAGCTTTTACGGATATCCAATACATTGAAAGCTATGCGGATTATATCAAAATCCACTTGCAAGACCGAACTGTAATCGTCCGTGAAAGCATTTCAAATTTCACCAAAAAACTGCCGCAAGATCAATTTATAAGATTTCACAGGTCTTTTGTAGGAAACATTAAGGCTATAGATTCTTATACCCATGAATACCTAGAAATTGGTGGGCAAGCGTTAACAATAAGCCGGTCCTATAAAGAAGAAGTCCTTTTGCGTTTGTCTCAATATGAATGA
- a CDS encoding sensor histidine kinase, whose protein sequence is MTNKKDLLIEVSRKLLEQLLICVGALLFFTFYFGITISNLGPAFTFGAFLLPVTLAMVNVYSFHIIPTYLFQQKHWWFLVYTIYTIIISIFLITLSAFSGYIFINSLETLDNEFMLSKNLYLIIIGVYIVVLLTTLFSAYRESYKIQLRNQELQYTLVNGELLLKKEELSYLKMQIHPHFLFNTLNTIYGSAIAKSDETPELILKLSKLLDYILYQTPKSLVPLQDEIDHLQDYLALEKLRHKSNFKITVSFPEQPSQLMIAPMLFLPLLENSFKHGKPQEKEALIELNIKTQDETVLFFLKNTFEETANMKSFTSSGIGLQNIKKRLQLLYPDAHIFHIQKLNGQFIIELQLNTVQIKPKVS, encoded by the coding sequence ATGACAAACAAAAAAGACCTATTAATTGAAGTATCCCGTAAATTGCTCGAGCAGCTTTTAATCTGTGTGGGAGCCCTTTTGTTTTTTACTTTTTACTTCGGTATCACCATTTCTAACCTAGGGCCCGCATTTACTTTCGGGGCATTTCTCCTTCCTGTTACCTTGGCTATGGTCAATGTTTACAGCTTCCACATCATCCCAACTTACCTTTTCCAACAAAAACATTGGTGGTTTTTAGTTTATACTATTTATACTATCATCATCTCCATTTTTTTAATTACCCTTTCCGCTTTTTCCGGCTATATCTTTATTAATTCCCTGGAGACCTTGGACAATGAATTTATGTTAAGCAAAAACCTCTACCTAATTATTATTGGGGTTTATATCGTTGTTTTGCTGACAACCCTTTTTTCAGCTTATCGCGAAAGTTATAAAATCCAATTAAGGAATCAAGAACTTCAATATACTCTGGTCAATGGAGAACTATTGCTCAAAAAAGAAGAACTGTCATATTTAAAAATGCAGATTCACCCCCATTTTCTATTCAATACCCTCAATACCATTTATGGGTCTGCCATCGCAAAAAGTGATGAAACACCTGAACTTATCCTAAAACTATCCAAGCTACTGGATTACATTCTTTATCAAACGCCAAAATCATTGGTTCCTCTTCAAGATGAAATCGATCACCTTCAGGATTACCTGGCATTGGAAAAACTGAGGCACAAATCCAATTTCAAAATAACGGTAAGTTTCCCAGAGCAGCCCAGTCAGCTGATGATTGCGCCGATGCTTTTTCTCCCTCTATTGGAAAATAGTTTTAAACATGGCAAACCACAGGAAAAAGAAGCTTTGATCGAATTGAACATCAAAACCCAAGATGAAACAGTACTGTTTTTTCTTAAAAACACTTTTGAGGAAACCGCAAATATGAAAAGTTTTACCTCTTCAGGAATTGGTCTCCAGAATATCAAAAAAAGGCTCCAACTCCTATATCCAGATGCCCATATTTTCCATATCCAAAAACTAAATGGGCAATTTATAATCGAATTACAACTGAATACTGTCCAAATCAAACCAAAGGTCTCATGA
- a CDS encoding pirin family protein → MKSILHKAHTRGHANHGWLDSHHTFSFANYYDPERIHFGMLRVLNDDQVAPGMGFGAHPHENMEIISIPLEGDLKHRDSMGNTTVIKEGDIQVMSAGTGITHSEYNKNKDKAVKFLQIWIIPNKRNVKPRYDQITLDISSLKNRLAQILSPSANDEGVWIYQNAWFHLGDLESGISLTYSLKSPENNGVYIFLLEGQLEINGQEISRRDGMGIWDTKSLELKALDKSKVLLMEVPMG, encoded by the coding sequence ATGAAATCTATACTTCATAAAGCTCACACACGAGGCCATGCCAATCATGGTTGGCTAGATAGCCATCATACTTTCAGCTTTGCCAATTATTACGACCCGGAAAGAATACACTTTGGCATGCTCAGAGTGCTCAATGATGATCAGGTAGCACCAGGAATGGGATTTGGGGCTCATCCTCACGAAAATATGGAAATCATCTCTATCCCCCTTGAAGGTGACCTAAAGCACCGCGACAGCATGGGCAATACCACAGTAATCAAAGAAGGAGATATACAAGTCATGAGTGCAGGAACCGGCATTACGCATAGCGAGTATAACAAGAATAAAGACAAAGCGGTTAAGTTCCTCCAAATCTGGATTATTCCTAACAAGAGAAATGTCAAGCCTAGGTATGATCAAATAACACTGGATATTTCTTCACTTAAAAACAGGTTGGCTCAGATCCTTTCACCTTCCGCAAATGATGAAGGAGTTTGGATCTATCAAAATGCCTGGTTTCATTTAGGTGACTTGGAAAGTGGAATTTCCCTCACCTATTCTTTAAAATCACCTGAAAACAATGGCGTGTATATTTTTCTATTAGAAGGCCAGTTAGAAATCAACGGGCAAGAAATTTCCCGAAGAGATGGCATGGGTATATGGGATACAAAAAGCTTAGAACTAAAAGCGCTAGATAAATCTAAAGTACTTTTGATGGAAGTCCCAATGGGCTAA
- a CDS encoding NAD-dependent deacylase has translation MKKKLVVLTGAGISAESGIKTFRDSNGLWEGHDVMEVASPQGWHKNRALVLDFYNQRRKQALEVAPNAAHYGLAQLEKDYEVTIVTQNVDNLHERAGSNHVIHLHGELFKSQSTLDPSLIYDMKHWEIKEGDKCEKGSQLRPFIVWFGEMVPMMEPAIEATQEADIFAVVGTSMLVYPAASLIQYASSSIPKFIIDVKIPEIGFVDNLTAIEDQASSGVQKMIQLLQLKA, from the coding sequence ATGAAAAAGAAACTTGTTGTACTCACTGGAGCAGGAATTTCGGCAGAAAGTGGTATCAAAACTTTCAGAGATAGTAACGGCTTATGGGAAGGGCATGATGTCATGGAAGTAGCAAGCCCTCAAGGATGGCACAAAAACAGGGCCTTGGTGCTTGACTTCTATAACCAGAGGAGAAAGCAGGCTTTGGAAGTCGCTCCAAATGCAGCCCATTATGGCCTTGCCCAACTCGAAAAGGACTATGAAGTTACCATTGTCACCCAAAATGTAGACAATTTGCATGAACGCGCAGGTTCAAATCATGTAATTCACCTTCATGGAGAACTTTTCAAATCCCAAAGTACCCTAGACCCCAGCTTGATCTATGACATGAAGCATTGGGAAATCAAGGAAGGAGACAAATGTGAAAAAGGCAGTCAACTTAGGCCATTTATAGTCTGGTTTGGGGAAATGGTTCCGATGATGGAGCCTGCCATTGAAGCAACGCAAGAAGCAGATATATTTGCTGTGGTTGGAACATCCATGTTGGTTTATCCTGCTGCAAGTCTTATTCAATATGCTTCTTCTTCTATTCCAAAATTCATAATTGATGTAAAGATTCCTGAAATTGGATTTGTTGATAATTTGACAGCCATCGAAGATCAAGCCAGTTCAGGTGTACAAAAAATGATTCAATTACTCCAATTAAAAGCGTAG